From Vagococcus jeotgali, one genomic window encodes:
- a CDS encoding HD domain-containing protein — protein MNETMMFEKVFRDPIHHDIQVEHPIILELINSKEFQRLRRIKQLGTTSLIFHTAEHSRFGHSLGVYEITRQILNFFTRQYPKDLLGDYGWDDTERLVTLCAALLHDVGHGPYSHTFESIFKTNHELLTIDIITNEETEINQILKKVSSTFPFEVASVIQKNYPNQQVVQLISSQIDADRMDYLLRDAYFTGTEYGTFDLSRILRVIRPHKDGITFNASGMHAVEDYIVSRYQMYMQVYFHPVSRGMEVILDKLLKRAKELYLIRPNYFEKSSPLMVPFLKNNFNLEDYLDLDDGVLTTSFHMWSKSYDPVLSDLAKRFLNRKPFKSVAYTDETKKELDLMRELIEQQGYNTDYYTAEQSSFDLPYDFYKPSKENNKTQIELIQPDGSLIELSRTSDLVASLAGENKGDQRFYFPSEMLAIKSDTYTLFEDDMETFNNMIQNGAIKKTKEVNTHDN, from the coding sequence ATGAATGAGACAATGATGTTTGAAAAAGTTTTTCGTGATCCTATCCATCATGACATCCAAGTAGAACACCCAATTATATTAGAGCTAATCAACTCTAAAGAATTTCAACGCCTAAGAAGAATCAAACAACTTGGAACGACATCTTTAATTTTCCATACAGCAGAACACTCACGTTTTGGGCATTCCTTAGGTGTTTACGAGATAACAAGACAAATTCTCAACTTCTTTACAAGACAATATCCAAAAGATCTTTTAGGAGATTATGGTTGGGATGACACAGAAAGACTTGTCACTCTATGTGCTGCACTACTTCATGATGTGGGACATGGTCCTTATTCTCACACTTTTGAATCAATTTTTAAAACGAATCATGAATTATTAACAATCGATATTATTACTAATGAAGAAACAGAAATTAACCAAATACTTAAAAAAGTTTCCTCGACTTTTCCATTTGAGGTCGCTAGTGTGATTCAAAAAAATTATCCAAATCAACAAGTTGTCCAACTGATTTCTAGTCAAATTGATGCTGATCGAATGGATTATTTGCTTAGAGATGCTTATTTTACAGGGACTGAGTACGGTACTTTCGACCTCTCCCGTATACTTAGAGTAATCAGACCACATAAAGATGGTATTACATTCAATGCTAGTGGGATGCATGCTGTTGAGGATTATATTGTGAGCCGATATCAAATGTATATGCAAGTTTATTTTCATCCTGTGTCTAGAGGGATGGAGGTTATTTTAGATAAATTACTAAAGCGTGCTAAGGAGCTTTATTTAATTAGACCAAACTATTTTGAAAAATCCTCACCTTTAATGGTTCCTTTTCTAAAAAACAACTTTAACCTTGAAGATTATCTTGATTTAGATGATGGGGTGTTGACAACAAGTTTTCACATGTGGAGTAAATCATATGATCCTGTATTAAGTGATTTAGCTAAACGCTTTTTAAACCGGAAGCCGTTTAAGTCAGTTGCTTATACAGATGAAACAAAAAAAGAATTGGATTTAATGCGAGAATTGATTGAGCAACAAGGCTACAATACAGACTATTATACAGCGGAACAGTCAAGCTTTGACTTACCCTATGACTTTTATAAACCAAGCAAAGAAAATAACAAAACACAAATTGAATTAATTCAGCCAGATGGTTCTCTTATAGAATTATCAAGAACTAGTGATTTAGTCGCCTCACTTGCCGGTGAGAATAAGGGAGATCAACGCTTTTATTTCCCAAGTGAGATGTTAGCTATAAAAAGTGATACCTATACGCTATTTGAAGATGATATGGAAACATTTAATAACATGATTCAAAATGGTGCAATAAAAAAGACAAAGGAAGTAAACACTCATGACAATTAA